A genomic window from Quercus lobata isolate SW786 chromosome 10, ValleyOak3.0 Primary Assembly, whole genome shotgun sequence includes:
- the LOC115963203 gene encoding uncharacterized protein LOC115963203, protein MPDMNENRVKALLEQRDAEQKIISSKDYTGARFNLLKAQRLFPAVDNISSMMTVCDMLSASNITVPGYGIDYYWVLQLKPYSTMDAVKSRCQWLLTLLQPIKKTFPGTELALKLVADAFSILSDHEKRSAYDLTRKAFWGDNQSFNKRELSCQNIASTEAMSNAQNSSVCQSGFSGQSLGGSCRKTMIFSEDIGTLGFKLQNSLDVEQQHDRIICQQSSSKVPEDLNSRGNIRGDTDLSIDDINLSTSQPISLEENFSCFSKPLAQKRPCQDYYTFENDRKPEHFKVGQIWGAQYRANLPHSFRYARVACKLARSVLVTWLKPIPISVGERRWCDAGLPVACGSFDLNPEMNDGESWPVVSSYKCSWIHGVTDEQFDIYPKRGEIWALYKDWNLHEWAHDLSFVKGCKFELVEILSDFSKYLGADGACLVKVDGFRSIFERQKIGGSPVTFHISPDNLYIFSHNIPAYRFKGGEIDKVVDGMFELDQLALPDSMFQEIIDSQKAPKNGNASSFPSSIPLGGLPSPKSSPQDKLLKPSWSLNDFATGQVWAVNSGKDFLPRQYTRIDDIISESQVCVTFLEPLPILDHEIDWKKENLPIVCGKFKVSGASVNLEMSQFSYNVNCQKSTVEPIYEIYPLKGEIWAMYKNWNCKWKRSDYENYQCQVVEILSDLHERDEITIARLEEVKGCLTFFYRLQIDGFDVTHPVSQSKMLGFSHRILAFRVPGIGKYDIPESSWHLEPNALPPKRRI, encoded by the coding sequence ATGCCAGACATGAACGAAAATAGAGTGAAGGCTCTTCTAGAACAGCGAGATGctgaacaaaaaattattagtagtAAAGACTATACTGGTGCCAGGTTTAACTTACTCAAGGCACAACGGCTTTTTCCAGCAGTTGATAACATTAGCTCAATGATGACTGTCTGTGACATGCTATCTGCTTCCAATATAACGGTTCCTGGTTATGGAATTGATTACTACTGGGTTCTTCAGCTTAAACCTTATTCTACAATGGATGCTGTTAAATCTCGTTGCCAATGGCTCCTCACATTGCTGCAACCAATCAAGAAAACATTTCCTGGCACTGAATTGGCTCTGAAACTTGTAGCAGATGCATTCTCCATTCTATCTGACCACGAGAAACGTTCTGCATATGATTTGACAAGAAAAGCTTTTTGGGGGGATAATCAATCTTTTAATAAAAGAGAATTATCCTGTCAAAATATTGCAAGTACGGAAGCAATGAGCAATGCTCAAAACTCTTCTGTGTGTCAGAGTGGTTTTTCAGGCCAAAGTTTGGGTGGCAGCTGTAGAAAAACTATGATATTTTCAGAAGACATTGGAACTTTGGGattcaaacttcaaaattcTCTTGATGTTGAGCAGCAACATGATAGAATTATTTGTCAACAATCATCCAGTAAGGTTCCTGAGGATTTGAATTCTAGAGGGAACATTAGAGGGGACACAGATTTGTCTATAGACGATATAAATTTGTCAACATCACAGCCCATCAGTTTGGAGGagaatttttcttgtttttcaaaacCTTTGGCACAGAAAAGGCCTTGTCAGGACTACTATACCTTTGAGAATGACAGAAAACCTGAGCATTTCAAGGTAGGTCAGATCTGGGGTGCTCAATATAGAGCAAATCTACCTCATAGTTTTCGGTATGCTCGAGTTGCTTGCAAATTAGCACGATCAGTTCTTGTTACATGGTTAAAGCCAATCCCTATTAGTGTTGGTGAGAGAAGATGGTGTGATGCTGGCTTACCTGTTGCTTGTGGGTCATTTGATTTGAATCCAGAGATGAATGATGGAGAGAGCTGGCCAGTGGTCTCATCCTACAAATGCTCATGGATTCATGGCGTCACGGATGAACAATTTGATATTTACCCCAAAAGAGGTGAGATTTGGGCACTGTATAAGGATTGGAACCTTCATGAATGGGCCCATGATCTTAGTTTTGTAAAAGGATGTAAATTTGAGTTAGTTGAAATTCTctcagatttttcaaaatatttaggtGCAGATGGTGCATGTTTGGTGAAAGTAGATGGTTTCAGAAGCATCTTTGAGAGACAAAAAATTGGAGGGAGTCCTGTCACTTTCCATATCTCCCCGGATAATCTGTATATATTCTCTCATAATATCCCGGCATATAGGTTTAAGGGTGGAGAAATTGATAAAGTTGTTGATGGGATGTTTGAGCTTGATCAGCTGGCCTTGCCTGATAGTATGTTTCAGGAGATTATTGACTCCCAAAAGGCACCAAAGAATGGGAATGCTAGTAGTTTTCCTAGCTCTATTCCATTGGGAGGACTTCCTTCCCCAAAATCATCTCCACAAGACAAACTTTTGAAGCCTAGTTGGTCATTAAATGATTTTGCCACAGGTCAGGTATGGGCTGTGAACAGTGGAAAAGATTTTTTGCCACGGCAGTACACCAGAATAGATGATATAATTTCTGAGAGCCAAGTATGTGTGACTTTCCTAGAACCTCTCCCCATTCTTGACCATGAGATTGACTGGAAGAAAGAAAACCTACCCATAGTTTGTGGGAAATTTAAGGTTAGTGGAGCTAGTGTCAACCTTGAAATGTCACAGTTCTCCTACAATGTTAACTGCCAAAAAAGTACTGTTGAGCCAATCTACGAAATTTACCCGCTAAAAGGTGAGATTTGGGCCATGTACAAGAACTGGAATTGCAAATGGAAGCGTTCTGATTATGAAAATTACCAATGTCAGGTTGTCGAAATTCTGTCAGACTTACACGAAAGGGATGAGATAACAATTGCCAGGCTGGAGGAGGTGAAGGGTTGCCTGACTTTCTTCTATAGGCTACAAATTGATGGGTTTGATGTCACTCATCCAGTTTCCCAATCAAAGATGCTTGGTTTCTCTCACCGAATTCTTGCTTTTAGAGTTCCTGGAATTGGGAAATATGACATTCCAGAAAGCTCTTGGCACTTGGAACCAAATGCTTTACCTCCCAAACGAAGAATATGA
- the LOC115965524 gene encoding uncharacterized protein LOC115965524: MFELDQFPMPDIMCLEIDSQKAPKNGNASSFSRSIPLRGLPSLKSSPEDKLLKPSWSSNDFATGQVWAVYSGKDFLPRQYTRIDDIIYESQVCLTFLEPLPILDDEIDWKKENIPIVCGKFKVSGTSVNLEMSQFSYLVYSVKSNDEPFYRIYPIKGEIWAMYKNWNSKWKRSDYENCQCQVVQILSNLCEREEITIVRLEEVKGCLTFFHQKQFDGFDLTHAVSQSAMLGFYRIPTFRVPGIGRYGIPESSWHLELIALPPKQRI, from the coding sequence ATGTTTGAGCTTGATCAATTTCCCATGCCTGATATTATGTGTCTGGAGATTGACTCCCAAAAGGCACCAAAGAATGGGAATGCTAGTAGTTTTTCTAGATCTATTCCATTGAGAGGACTTCCTTCCTTGAAGTCATCTCCAGAAGACAAACTTTTGAAACCCAGTTGGTCCTCAAATGATTTTGCCACAGGTCAGGTATGGGCTGTATACAGTGGAAAAGATTTTTTGCCACGGCAATACACCAGAATAGATGATATAATTTATGAGAGCCAAGTATGTTTGACTTTCCTAGAACCTCTACCTATTCTTGATGATGAGATTGACtggaagaaagaaaacataCCTATAGTTTGTGGGAAATTTAAAGTTAGTGGAACTAGTGTCAACCTTGAAATGTCCCAGTTTTCCTATTTAGTTTACAGTGTTAAAAGCAATGATGAGCCATTCTACAGAATTTACCCAATAAAAGGTGAGATTTGGGCTATGTACAAGAACTGGAATAGCAAATGGAAGCGTTCTGATTATGAAAATTGCCAATGCCAGGTTGTCCAAATTCTATCAAACTTATGCGAAAGGGAGGAGATAACAATTGTTAGGCTGGAGGAGGTGAAGGGTTGCCTGACTTTCTTCCACCAGAAACAGTTTGATGGGTTTGATCTGACGCATGCAGTTTCCCAATCAGCGATGCTTGGTTTCTATCGCATTCCTACTTTTAGAGTGCCTGGAATTGGGAGATATGGCATTCCAGAAAGCTCTTGGCACTTGGAATTAATTGCTTTACCTCCCAAGCAAAGAATATGA